A DNA window from Candidatus Omnitrophota bacterium contains the following coding sequences:
- a CDS encoding DEAD/DEAH box helicase: MMTHKINDKDLPQPANNHAADGFYGLGIAPKILDILERIKFKVPTPIQLKAIPIAMQGKDIVGVAQTGTGKTHSFAIPMVQLLAQKKGAGLVLAPTRELAIQIDEAFQAIARPFGIKTACLIGGASMYEQIQSLRKGPRVIIATPGRLIDHVEQRNVSLGGVAMLVLDEADRMLDMGFAPQVDKILRFVPKERQTMLFSATIPREVMVIAAKYMKLPVSIEIAPSGTAAEHVTQELFIVRKDAKSQLLRKLLAQYHGAVLLFSRTKHNARKIAHSIRDMGHSAAEIHSDRSLGQRREALGGFKSGKYKVLVATDIAARGIDVTGIELVINYDLPDDAQNYVHRIGRTGRAGHKGHAISFATPDQSSDVRSIEKLIRASLPIAKHPEIPQEQFDKSSGLGRSYHFAPRRRGRRR; this comes from the coding sequence ATGATGACGCATAAAATAAACGATAAGGACCTGCCGCAACCGGCCAATAACCATGCCGCTGACGGTTTTTACGGGCTGGGCATCGCGCCTAAGATCCTCGATATCCTCGAACGGATAAAGTTCAAGGTGCCAACGCCGATCCAGCTGAAGGCGATCCCGATAGCGATGCAGGGCAAGGATATAGTCGGCGTGGCCCAGACCGGCACCGGCAAGACACATTCATTCGCCATCCCTATGGTACAGCTTCTTGCGCAGAAGAAGGGGGCGGGCCTGGTGCTGGCCCCTACGAGAGAATTGGCCATACAGATCGACGAGGCCTTCCAGGCGATAGCGCGCCCGTTCGGGATAAAGACGGCATGCCTTATAGGCGGCGCTTCCATGTACGAGCAGATACAATCCCTGCGCAAAGGGCCGCGCGTGATCATCGCTACGCCGGGCAGGCTTATCGACCATGTCGAGCAGCGCAACGTATCGCTCGGCGGGGTCGCGATGCTGGTCCTAGACGAGGCGGACCGGATGCTCGATATGGGATTTGCGCCGCAGGTCGACAAGATCCTGCGTTTTGTCCCGAAGGAAAGGCAGACGATGCTCTTTTCCGCGACTATCCCGAGGGAAGTTATGGTTATAGCCGCCAAGTATATGAAACTCCCTGTGAGCATAGAGATCGCGCCTTCCGGGACAGCGGCCGAGCATGTGACGCAGGAATTATTCATTGTCAGGAAAGACGCAAAATCACAGCTTCTCCGTAAGCTGCTCGCGCAATACCACGGCGCGGTGCTGTTATTCTCCCGCACCAAGCATAACGCGAGGAAGATCGCTCACTCGATAAGGGATATGGGGCACAGCGCGGCCGAGATACACTCGGACCGTTCGTTGGGCCAGCGCCGCGAAGCGCTCGGAGGGTTCAAGTCGGGCAAATACAAGGTGCTCGTCGCTACAGATATAGCCGCTAGGGGCATAGATGTCACCGGCATCGAGCTGGTCATTAATTACGACCTGCCGGACGACGCGCAGAATTACGTGCACCGCATCGGACGCACGGGCCGGGCAGGCCATAAGGGGCACGCGATCTCTTTTGCCACGCCGGACCAAAGCAGCGATGTCAGGAGCATTGAAAAGCTCATCAGGGCTTCGCTTCCTATCGCGAAACATCCGGAGATCCCGCAGGAGCAGTTCGACAAATCTTCAGGCCTGGGGAGATCGTATCATTTCGCGCCGAGACGCCGCGGCCGCCGCAGGTGA
- a CDS encoding YkgJ family cysteine cluster protein produces the protein MKKIDCLKCKKQHSCCDFGAWVDLEEAKKILSLKLKGDFYHLEKDKDFPSGYRVGTSYEDNRCSFLTPQGLCSIHKVNYGLKPAHCKEFPYEKGKLSPFADVLCSRVKSKRKKKRGDNGKR, from the coding sequence GTGAAGAAGATCGATTGCCTGAAATGCAAAAAGCAACATTCCTGTTGTGATTTCGGGGCATGGGTAGACCTGGAAGAGGCTAAAAAAATATTATCCCTTAAGCTAAAAGGGGATTTTTACCATCTTGAGAAGGATAAGGATTTCCCTTCCGGATACAGGGTCGGGACGAGCTACGAAGATAACCGCTGCTCTTTCCTTACTCCGCAAGGGTTGTGTTCTATCCACAAAGTTAATTATGGCTTGAAGCCGGCCCATTGCAAAGAATTCCCGTATGAAAAAGGGAAATTATCGCCGTTTGCGGACGTATTATGCTCGCGGGTCAAATCAAAAAGAAAAAAGAAAAGGGGAGATAATGGCAAGAGATAA
- a CDS encoding alpha/beta hydrolase: protein MFSIRRPLAALFLVSCLTGCAAQSFFLEKNNGFTKNLIRGRNFTLLSYITINRRGEPLVIYIEGDGLAWRSRSRPSSDPTPTDRLVMRLASLDPSPNVAYLARPGQYVSLGASQCDAKYWTAKRFSPEVIKDMDLAVSRLRDMAGARSVSLVGYSGGGAVAVLVAARRDDVISLRTIAGNLDWSAVSDWNKVSPLNGSLNPIDYAAKIRAIPQRHFVASGDRTIPASVAKSFAGKTGDDKHESITVVKGTTHHSGWEDKWRKLLDMPLSPIPKNP from the coding sequence ATGTTCAGTATAAGAAGGCCTTTAGCGGCCCTGTTTTTGGTATCTTGCCTGACAGGTTGCGCTGCTCAGTCCTTTTTCCTGGAAAAAAATAACGGGTTCACTAAAAATCTTATACGCGGGCGCAATTTCACGCTGCTTTCGTACATTACAATAAACAGGAGGGGGGAGCCGCTCGTAATCTACATCGAGGGAGACGGCTTGGCATGGAGATCCCGTTCGCGCCCGTCTTCCGACCCCACCCCGACGGATCGCCTTGTCATGCGGCTGGCTTCATTGGACCCGTCCCCGAATGTTGCATATCTCGCGCGCCCCGGACAATATGTTTCCCTGGGCGCCTCGCAGTGTGACGCGAAATACTGGACGGCGAAACGCTTTTCACCCGAAGTGATAAAAGATATGGATCTCGCGGTCAGCCGTTTGCGCGATATGGCCGGAGCGCGGTCGGTATCGCTTGTCGGGTATTCGGGAGGAGGGGCAGTGGCCGTTCTTGTCGCCGCGCGCCGTGATGACGTCATAAGCTTACGTACTATCGCCGGCAATTTGGATTGGAGTGCTGTCAGTGATTGGAATAAAGTAAGCCCGCTTAACGGGTCCCTGAATCCTATAGATTACGCGGCCAAGATCAGGGCCATTCCACAGCGCCATTTTGTCGCCTCCGGCGACAGGACCATCCCGGCGTCTGTCGCGAAATCGTTTGCCGGTAAGACCGGAGATGATAAACATGAGAGTATTACGGTAGTCAAGGGCACTACACATCATTCAGGGTGGGAAGATAAGTGGCGAAAATTACTTGATATGCCGTTATCCCCGATACCCAAAAATCCTTGA
- a CDS encoding glycosyltransferase family 2 protein: protein MRKKLSVVILAKNEEEKIEKCLESVAWADEIVVVDGFSTDKTVEICERHKAKVVQHRFEGDFGQERNIGIDNSSGDWILQLDADEVVTEGLRAAITGILEREGEFAAYKFLRKNFFMGHFMRYGGWYHYSLHFLKKGFARYQGKVHHELIVDGKIGVLDAEIEHRPFDNFSQFIERHNRYTSLEAEEIVDLKRFGDEKNVRYQIRIKTAKLFWKFYVKKKGYKEGIYGFIFSCLFAWVHFIKWVKVWELLYCHPAQRA from the coding sequence TTGCGCAAAAAGTTATCGGTAGTGATACTGGCCAAGAACGAAGAAGAAAAAATAGAGAAATGCCTGGAAAGCGTCGCCTGGGCGGACGAGATCGTGGTAGTGGACGGTTTCAGCACGGATAAGACCGTGGAGATCTGCGAGAGGCATAAAGCAAAGGTCGTCCAGCACCGTTTTGAGGGGGATTTCGGCCAGGAAAGGAATATCGGCATCGATAATTCTTCGGGAGACTGGATACTGCAGCTCGATGCCGATGAGGTCGTCACCGAAGGGCTTCGCGCCGCCATCACCGGTATTTTAGAACGGGAAGGGGAGTTCGCCGCCTATAAGTTCCTGCGCAAAAATTTCTTCATGGGGCACTTCATGCGCTACGGCGGATGGTACCATTATTCCCTTCATTTCTTAAAAAAAGGATTTGCCCGCTACCAGGGCAAAGTCCACCACGAGCTTATCGTTGACGGTAAGATCGGCGTACTCGACGCCGAGATCGAGCACCGCCCCTTCGACAATTTCTCACAATTCATCGAACGGCATAACCGCTATACGAGCCTTGAGGCGGAAGAAATAGTCGATCTGAAGCGGTTCGGGGACGAAAAAAACGTCCGGTACCAAATACGCATAAAGACGGCAAAGCTTTTTTGGAAATTTTACGTCAAGAAAAAAGGTTATAAAGAAGGCATATACGGATTTATCTTTTCCTGCCTCTTCGCGTGGGTCCATTTTATTAAATGGGTAAAAGTGTGGGAACTGCTTTATTGCCATCCCGCGCAGCGCGCGTAA
- a CDS encoding radical SAM protein, giving the protein MKYKHALFLNPYIESSNTSVMKLFPPTGLEYVASSAEGLVEKLTLIDLRYEKELSDPAKLLDFIAKEIDIVCVTIGWDRQFKEICELLNRFPANIPVVVGGYKATEMADEFFKICPNVTIVVRGEGEETIRDILKGLPLKDILGISYVEKGVVVHNKNRPLLDIEDMPAPRRSLRNNKYSLAVNGIEMMNLTFDSILSARGCPHNCKFCTFNMNPLGQRRAYTARSVDSVIRELEGITAKIVLFSDDNLFADAGRAEKICDEIIKRKIKKRFIAQARIELFKHPRLLSKMVKAGFKALLVGIESPHDRILAQLNKGFDSATVREAFKVLTKYPIFYNGYFIYGNIGESKEEMLYIPEFAKELGLDFITCNKLRIEKYSPIRELAEKTPGYHITEKGELYSDTYDYPALKNIGRTIKFSFYTPQRYFKIFCKGAFKNRVLTFGEVISFICVIPRLLAGVFAREIKRGRLMDSLKRTFVVNRA; this is encoded by the coding sequence GTGAAATACAAGCACGCCTTATTCCTGAATCCCTATATCGAAAGCAGCAATACGAGCGTCATGAAACTCTTCCCTCCGACCGGCCTCGAGTATGTCGCGAGCAGCGCCGAAGGGCTAGTTGAGAAGCTGACGCTCATCGATCTTAGGTACGAAAAAGAGCTCTCCGATCCGGCTAAACTGCTGGATTTTATAGCAAAAGAGATCGATATCGTCTGCGTAACTATCGGCTGGGACCGTCAGTTCAAGGAGATATGCGAGCTCCTTAATCGTTTCCCCGCCAATATACCGGTGGTTGTCGGAGGGTATAAGGCGACGGAGATGGCGGATGAATTTTTCAAGATCTGCCCGAATGTCACTATTGTCGTCCGCGGCGAAGGGGAAGAGACGATACGGGATATACTCAAGGGCCTGCCCCTGAAAGATATCCTCGGTATCTCTTATGTGGAAAAAGGCGTCGTGGTCCACAATAAGAACAGGCCCCTGCTGGATATAGAGGATATGCCTGCCCCGCGCCGTTCTTTAAGGAATAATAAATACAGCCTTGCCGTGAACGGGATCGAAATGATGAACCTGACGTTTGACTCGATCCTCTCCGCTAGGGGATGTCCCCACAATTGCAAATTCTGCACATTCAACATGAATCCCCTCGGCCAAAGACGGGCTTATACGGCGCGCAGCGTCGACTCGGTGATCAGGGAACTGGAAGGGATAACCGCCAAGATAGTCCTGTTCAGCGATGATAACCTTTTTGCCGACGCGGGCAGGGCGGAAAAGATATGCGATGAGATAATCAAGCGCAAGATAAAGAAACGTTTTATCGCCCAGGCCCGCATCGAGTTATTCAAACATCCCCGCCTTCTAAGCAAGATGGTCAAGGCGGGATTCAAGGCGTTACTGGTCGGGATAGAGTCCCCCCACGATCGCATATTGGCGCAGCTGAACAAGGGTTTTGATTCCGCCACGGTCAGGGAAGCGTTTAAGGTACTGACAAAATACCCGATATTTTATAACGGTTATTTCATCTACGGCAATATAGGCGAGAGCAAAGAAGAGATGCTCTACATACCCGAATTCGCCAAAGAGTTAGGCCTGGATTTTATTACCTGCAATAAACTAAGGATAGAGAAGTATTCCCCAATAAGGGAGTTGGCGGAGAAAACGCCCGGTTACCATATTACCGAAAAGGGAGAGCTTTATTCCGATACATATGACTATCCGGCGCTGAAGAATATAGGCAGGACGATAAAATTCTCTTTCTACACCCCCCAGCGCTATTTTAAGATATTCTGTAAGGGCGCCTTTAAAAACAGGGTTTTGACCTTCGGAGAGGTCATCTCGTTTATTTGCGTAATACCCCGCCTGCTTGCCGGCGTCTTCGCGAGGGAGATAAAAAGGGGCAGGCTGATGGATTCGCTTAAAAGGACGTTTGTAGTTAACAGGGCTTGA
- the carB gene encoding carbamoyl-phosphate synthase large subunit, with the protein MPRRKDIRKVLIIGSGPIIIGQACEFDYSGTQACKALREEGYEIVLVNSNPATIMTDPGMADHTYIEPLTVESLTKIIAKERPDALLPNLGGQTGLNLSSALNKAGVLDKYNVKIIGVKADAIERGEDREAFKDTMKKLGIPVPASEICLSEEDALRIAQKLGYPVVVRPAYTLGGTGGGIAYNEEELRTLSRRGLNASLIHQVLIEEAVIGWEELELEVVRDEIDQKITVCFIENIDAMGVHTGDSFCVAPMMTVPQELQKRMQDFSYRIVDAIGVVGGTNIQFAHNLKDDRLVVIEINPRTSRSSALASKATGFPIARVSTKLAAGLNLDEIPYWRKGTLEKYEPWGEYVVIKFARWAFEKFRQAKDVLGTQMKAVGEVMSIAKNFKEAFQKSIRSLEIGRHGLGFARDFHNLSLLELKSRLAYPSSERAFLMYEALRKGISVEELYGLTYIGRWFIKEMKEMVEFEEEMLKSGWAGLSDASLKKAKEWGFSDKYLAKIFKVKEKEVRARRKKVTGNARFEPVPVSGVKEAAYYYSTYTAGKDLVPVSGKKKVLILGGGPNRIGQGIEFDYTCVHAAFALRDEGIETIMINCNPETVSTDYDTSDKLYFEPLTVEDVLAIWEKEKPEGAIVQFGGQTPLNIAAELEENGVRILGTSTKSIAFAEDRELFRQKMIELGIRQTDGATVFSMEEAVKVAKKIGYPLMVRPSFVLGGRGMEVIYDEQMLVKYAKDAIQVSPEHPMLIDRFLENATECEVDALCDGQEIFTAAVMEHIEHAGIHSGDSACSIPSRTIKPEHLKTIDEWTKKIAKELKVRGLINIQFAICEDKVYILEANPRASRTVPVVSKTVGIPLARIATLLMLGKKLTDFPELIHRKLPYVSVKEAVFPFNMFPEVDPVLGPEMRATGEVMGIDQDFGLAFFKAQEAAGTKLPTEGNVLITVADTDKEDLFPIAAKLSQMGFKILATENTARFLKGKGVEAAPIKKMHEGRPNIADAIRNREISLVINTPIGRLSAHDDSYIRMLAIQYKIPYVTTIAAAKATVDGIDSVKHKQSQPRSLQEYHELLIKGGADAGS; encoded by the coding sequence GTGCCAAGACGCAAAGACATCAGAAAAGTATTGATCATCGGCTCCGGTCCCATAATCATCGGCCAGGCCTGCGAATTCGACTATTCCGGGACCCAGGCGTGTAAAGCCCTGCGCGAAGAAGGTTATGAGATCGTCCTGGTAAATTCAAACCCCGCCACGATAATGACCGATCCCGGGATGGCCGACCACACTTATATCGAGCCTTTGACCGTCGAAAGTTTGACCAAGATAATCGCCAAGGAGAGGCCGGATGCGCTGCTGCCGAATTTAGGCGGGCAGACCGGCTTGAACCTCTCTTCCGCGTTGAATAAGGCCGGGGTCCTGGATAAGTATAACGTCAAGATAATCGGCGTAAAGGCCGATGCCATCGAGCGCGGGGAAGACCGTGAGGCGTTCAAGGATACGATGAAGAAGCTGGGTATCCCGGTGCCGGCTTCCGAGATCTGCCTTTCAGAGGAAGATGCATTAAGGATCGCGCAGAAATTGGGGTATCCGGTCGTCGTGCGCCCGGCATACACATTGGGCGGCACAGGCGGCGGCATCGCTTATAACGAAGAGGAGCTGCGTACCCTATCCCGCCGCGGCCTGAACGCGAGCCTCATACACCAGGTCTTGATCGAGGAAGCGGTTATCGGGTGGGAAGAGCTGGAGCTGGAAGTCGTGCGCGACGAGATAGACCAAAAGATCACGGTCTGTTTCATCGAGAATATAGACGCGATGGGAGTGCATACCGGCGACAGTTTTTGCGTCGCACCCATGATGACAGTCCCGCAGGAACTCCAGAAGAGGATGCAGGATTTTTCCTACAGGATAGTCGATGCTATCGGGGTGGTGGGCGGCACGAACATACAATTCGCGCATAATCTGAAAGATGACCGGCTGGTGGTCATCGAGATCAACCCGCGCACCTCGCGCTCCTCGGCCCTTGCCTCCAAGGCGACGGGTTTTCCCATCGCGCGCGTATCCACGAAATTAGCCGCGGGCCTTAACCTCGACGAGATACCTTACTGGAGGAAGGGAACGCTGGAAAAATATGAGCCGTGGGGCGAATATGTGGTCATCAAATTTGCCCGCTGGGCTTTTGAGAAATTCCGCCAGGCGAAAGACGTGCTGGGGACGCAGATGAAGGCGGTAGGCGAAGTGATGTCTATCGCCAAGAATTTCAAGGAGGCGTTCCAGAAATCCATACGTTCCCTGGAGATAGGCAGGCATGGATTGGGGTTCGCCAGGGATTTCCATAATTTGTCGTTACTTGAATTAAAATCCCGCCTTGCCTATCCATCCAGTGAGCGCGCCTTCCTGATGTATGAGGCGTTGCGGAAAGGCATAAGCGTGGAAGAGCTTTACGGCCTTACATACATCGGCAGGTGGTTCATCAAGGAAATGAAAGAGATGGTGGAGTTTGAGGAGGAGATGCTGAAATCCGGCTGGGCCGGGCTATCCGACGCTTCCTTAAAGAAAGCCAAGGAGTGGGGGTTCAGCGATAAATACCTGGCGAAGATATTCAAGGTGAAAGAAAAGGAAGTGCGCGCCCGCAGGAAGAAAGTCACCGGCAACGCGCGGTTTGAACCTGTTCCGGTGAGCGGCGTGAAAGAGGCGGCATATTATTATTCCACTTATACGGCGGGAAAAGACCTTGTGCCGGTCTCCGGCAAAAAGAAGGTCCTTATCTTAGGTGGCGGGCCGAACCGTATCGGCCAGGGGATCGAGTTTGATTATACCTGCGTCCATGCCGCGTTCGCCTTGCGCGATGAAGGTATTGAGACGATCATGATAAATTGCAACCCCGAGACCGTTTCCACCGATTATGACACTTCCGACAAGCTTTATTTCGAGCCGCTGACCGTCGAGGATGTATTGGCAATTTGGGAGAAGGAGAAGCCGGAGGGCGCGATCGTGCAGTTCGGAGGTCAGACGCCGCTCAATATTGCCGCCGAGCTCGAGGAGAACGGGGTAAGGATCCTCGGCACGAGCACGAAAAGCATCGCCTTTGCCGAAGACAGGGAATTGTTCAGGCAGAAGATGATCGAGTTGGGGATCCGGCAGACGGACGGCGCGACGGTATTTTCTATGGAAGAGGCGGTAAAGGTTGCCAAGAAGATCGGCTATCCCCTCATGGTCAGGCCCTCTTTTGTGCTGGGCGGCCGCGGGATGGAAGTGATCTACGACGAACAGATGCTGGTCAAATACGCGAAAGACGCGATCCAGGTCAGCCCCGAGCACCCGATGCTCATCGACCGCTTCCTGGAGAACGCCACGGAATGCGAAGTGGACGCGCTTTGCGACGGACAAGAGATTTTTACGGCCGCGGTGATGGAGCATATAGAACACGCCGGGATACATTCGGGGGATTCCGCCTGCTCGATCCCGTCGCGCACTATAAAGCCGGAGCACCTGAAGACCATCGACGAATGGACAAAGAAGATAGCTAAAGAATTAAAAGTGAGGGGGCTGATCAATATACAGTTCGCGATCTGCGAAGATAAGGTATATATATTGGAAGCGAACCCCCGCGCCTCGCGCACCGTACCGGTCGTCTCCAAGACCGTCGGCATACCGCTGGCGCGCATCGCGACACTTTTGATGTTAGGAAAAAAATTAACCGATTTTCCCGAGCTTATTCACAGGAAACTCCCGTATGTCTCCGTAAAAGAGGCGGTATTCCCTTTTAATATGTTCCCTGAAGTCGACCCGGTATTGGGCCCGGAGATGCGAGCGACAGGAGAGGTTATGGGTATCGACCAGGACTTCGGCCTGGCGTTCTTTAAGGCGCAGGAAGCCGCAGGGACAAAATTGCCGACTGAGGGAAACGTACTTATCACGGTAGCAGACACGGATAAGGAGGACCTCTTCCCGATCGCCGCGAAATTATCGCAAATGGGTTTTAAAATACTCGCCACCGAAAATACCGCCCGTTTCCTTAAAGGGAAGGGAGTGGAGGCGGCGCCTATCAAGAAGATGCACGAGGGCAGGCCCAATATCGCCGACGCGATCAGGAACAGGGAGATAAGCCTTGTCATCAATACTCCTATCGGAAGGTTGAGCGCCCACGACGACAGTTACATCCGCATGCTCGCGATCCAGTATAAGATCCCTTATGTGACGACGATCGCCGCGGCCAAGGCGACGGTCGACGGGATCGATTCGGTAAAACATAAACAAAGCCAGCCGAGGTCATTGCAGGAATATCATGAATTATTAATAAAAGGAGGGGCAGATGCCGGAAGTTAA
- the gmd gene encoding GDP-mannose 4,6-dehydratase — protein sequence MKKALITGIDGQDGSYLTEFLLKKGYQVHGIVRRVALEDPEHQLWRIRHILKKITLHPGSLESFASLFKVVHKMKPDECYHLAAQSFVSYSFEDEFSTINTNINGTHYILAAVKELAPRCKFYFAASSEMFGKAEETPQNENTPFHPRSPYGISKVAGFDLTRNYREAYGLFACNGILFNHESPRRGFEFVTRKITNAVAEIKLGLADELKLGNLDAKRDWGFSGDYIEAMWLMLQQDKPDDYVIATGETHSIKEFAKLAFGHAGLDWKKYVKVDKKFYRPAEVNILKGDYSKAKKKLGWEPKVRFKELVKMMVDSDLNLKKAGCDRR from the coding sequence ATGAAGAAAGCGCTTATTACCGGGATAGACGGGCAGGACGGCTCATATCTGACGGAATTCTTGCTTAAGAAAGGCTATCAGGTCCATGGTATCGTCAGGAGGGTGGCTTTAGAGGATCCCGAACACCAGCTTTGGCGGATAAGGCATATCCTGAAGAAGATCACCCTGCATCCCGGCTCTCTTGAAAGTTTCGCGAGCCTGTTCAAAGTCGTGCATAAGATGAAGCCCGACGAGTGCTATCATCTGGCGGCCCAAAGTTTTGTCAGCTATTCTTTCGAAGATGAGTTCTCGACCATTAATACGAATATCAACGGCACGCATTATATCCTCGCCGCGGTCAAGGAATTGGCCCCGCGCTGTAAGTTCTATTTTGCCGCTTCCAGCGAGATGTTCGGCAAGGCCGAGGAAACCCCGCAAAATGAGAATACACCGTTCCATCCCAGGTCTCCCTACGGAATATCCAAGGTCGCCGGTTTTGACTTAACGCGTAATTACCGCGAAGCGTATGGTTTGTTCGCCTGTAACGGCATACTTTTTAACCACGAGTCTCCCAGGCGAGGGTTTGAATTTGTCACGCGCAAGATAACTAACGCGGTGGCTGAGATCAAGCTCGGATTGGCTGACGAGCTCAAGCTGGGCAATTTAGACGCGAAAAGGGATTGGGGTTTTTCCGGGGATTATATAGAGGCGATGTGGCTTATGCTGCAGCAGGATAAGCCGGACGATTATGTCATCGCTACGGGGGAAACACACTCGATAAAAGAATTCGCCAAACTGGCTTTTGGCCATGCCGGGCTCGATTGGAAAAAGTACGTAAAGGTCGACAAGAAATTCTACAGGCCGGCCGAGGTCAATATTTTAAAGGGCGATTATTCTAAAGCGAAGAAGAAATTAGGTTGGGAGCCGAAAGTAAGGTTCAAGGAATTAGTCAAGATGATGGTAGATTCGGATTTAAACCTTAAGAAAGCCGGATGCGACAGGAGGTAA
- a CDS encoding ATP-binding protein: MPEVKEITANELDAKKFIEEKAAEISRTVGSGIAINALSGGVDSSAVTMLGHKALGERLKTYFIDNGIMREGEPELIASVFKKLGVKVEIIDAQEAFFGALKGITDPEEKREAITQTFYKKVFGDLVKKSGAKYLLQGTILTDIDETVAGIKRQHNVFEQLGIDPQEAFGYKIIEPLVQLRKDGVRKVAETAGLPASIFNRMPFPGPALSARVIGEATRERIELVRKATVILEQELASVKAFQYMAILHNDRVTGMRNNKREFGQQIEIRCWDSVDARQARPTQLPFGTLEKLANRILAEVPGVVSVTYNIAPKPPSTMEAV, from the coding sequence ATGCCGGAAGTTAAGGAGATAACCGCGAATGAATTGGACGCAAAAAAATTTATCGAGGAAAAAGCGGCTGAGATCTCACGCACGGTGGGCAGCGGGATAGCGATCAACGCGCTTTCCGGAGGGGTTGATTCTTCGGCGGTGACCATGCTCGGCCACAAGGCGCTGGGTGAGAGGTTAAAGACATATTTCATCGATAACGGGATAATGCGCGAGGGGGAGCCCGAGCTGATAGCGTCGGTCTTCAAGAAACTGGGAGTGAAAGTGGAGATAATCGACGCGCAGGAAGCGTTTTTTGGCGCGCTCAAGGGTATTACCGATCCCGAAGAGAAACGCGAGGCGATCACCCAGACCTTTTACAAAAAAGTATTCGGCGACCTGGTGAAAAAAAGCGGCGCTAAATATCTTTTGCAGGGGACGATACTTACCGATATAGACGAGACTGTTGCCGGGATAAAGCGCCAGCATAATGTCTTTGAACAGCTGGGCATCGACCCGCAGGAAGCGTTCGGATACAAGATAATCGAGCCGTTGGTGCAGTTGAGGAAAGACGGGGTCCGTAAGGTAGCCGAGACGGCGGGATTGCCCGCGTCGATCTTTAACCGGATGCCGTTCCCCGGGCCTGCGCTCTCCGCGCGCGTGATCGGGGAAGCTACGAGGGAACGCATAGAGCTTGTGCGTAAAGCGACCGTTATCCTCGAGCAGGAGCTGGCCTCTGTCAAGGCGTTCCAATATATGGCCATACTGCATAACGACCGCGTTACCGGGATGCGCAACAATAAGAGGGAATTCGGGCAGCAGATCGAGATACGCTGCTGGGACAGCGTCGACGCGCGCCAGGCGCGCCCGACGCAGCTGCCTTTCGGCACGCTGGAGAAGCTGGCAAACCGCATACTTGCGGAAGTGCCGGGTGTGGTCAGTGTCACATATAATATAGCTCCCAAGCCGCCTTCAACTATGGAAGCGGTATAA